Proteins from a single region of Ziziphus jujuba cultivar Dongzao chromosome 1, ASM3175591v1:
- the LOC132800370 gene encoding monodehydroascorbate reductase, seedling isozyme-like, with protein sequence MDFQNFLLELEDVMSTLIAKYSKYDKNTKENMKILKGILEELNNRKEDIDQRIYAKHLSGTREKEEVRNWLKNVQSINSDIRSIEEELEREKYLSCEDLGKLVDEKIIEAQQLLQKGSSHIGIFDKQHFKYIILGGGVAAGYAAKEFTRQRLLPGELAIISKEAVAPYERPVLTKSYLFPNEPARLPSFHVCVGSGEEILLPEWYKEKGIELIIGTEIVKADLASKMLISASGKIYTYQTLIIATGSKAVKLTDSGVQGADAKNIFYLREISDADMLVEAIRTKNKGKVVVIGGGNIGLEVAAAMRINKFDVSMVYREQWCMAGLFSPTIASFYEGYYANKGVKLIKDTVAVEFEADLNGQVKKVKLKNGKVLQADIVVVGIGARPLTELFEGQVEEEKGGIKIDGLFRTSVQDVYAVGDVATFPMKLYNDMRRVQHVDHARQSAEHAVKAIKAREDGKSIEEYQYFPFLYSSYFDLSWIFCGDNVGEPVVFVDAQYNTTRPSPTKPKFGTYWINNGKVVGAFLEGGTAEEIEGIAKIVSLQLEAQRDRLEIYGMLVAGLYGLRKGL encoded by the exons ATGGACTTTCA GAACTTCCTTTTGGAGCTTGAAGATGTAATGTCGACCCTGATTGCCAAATATTCAAAGTATGACAAAAACACCAAAGAGAATATGAAAATTCTCAAGGGAATTTTAGAAGAGCTAAATAACCGAAAGGAAGATATAGATCAGAGAATTTATGCAAAGCATCTTTCAGGAACacgagaaaaagaagaagtcaGAAACTGGTTAAAAAATGTTCAATCAATCAACAGTGACATACGAAGTATTGAGGAAGAACTTGAAAGAGAGAAATATCTTTCATGCGAAGATCTTGGAAAACTTGTGGACGAAAAGATTATAGAAGCTCAGCAACTCCTCCAAAAAGGCAGTTCCCACATAGGGATTTTCGATAAACAGCATTTCAAGTACATCATCCTTGGTGGTGGTGTTGCAGCTGGATATGCAGCAAAGGAGTTTACTAGACAAAGGCTCCTACCAGGGGAGCTAGCAATCATTTCTAAAGAAGCTGTAGCACCTTATGAGCGTCCTGTACTTACTAAGTCATATCTTTTCCCAAATGAACCTGCAAGACTTCCGAGTTTCCATGTATGTGTTGGAAGTGGAGAAGAAATACTGCTTCCTGAGTGGTACAAGGAAAAAGGGATTGAATTGATCATTGGAACAGAGATAGTAAAAGCAGATCTTGCTTCAAAGATGCTCATCAGTGCGTCTGGTAAAATCTATACGTATCAAACTTTGATCATTGCAACTGGTTCCAAAGCAGTTAAGTTGACAGATTCTGGTGTACAAGGAGCTGATGCCAAAAACATCTTTTACTTAAGAGAAATAAGTGATGCTGATATGCTTGTAGAAGCAATAAGAACAAAGAACAAAGGAAAGGTGGTAGTGATTGGAGGTGGAAACATTGGTCTTGAAGTTGCAGCAGCTATGAGAATCAACAAGTTTGATGTTAGCATGGTCTACCGTGAACAATGGTGCATGGCTGGGCTTTTCAGTCCAACAATTGCTTCTTTCTATGAGGGCTACTATGCTAACAAAGGAGTTAAACTTATCAAAGATACAGTTGCAGTTGAATTCGAAGCTGACTTAAATGGACAGGTAAAGAAGGTGAAACTGAAGAATGGTAAGGTGCTGCAAGCTGACATTGTTGTAGTTGGCATTGGGGCAAGGCCACTAACTGAATTATTCGAAGGACAGGTTGAGGAAGAAAAAGGTGGTATCAAAATTGATGGTTTATTCAGAACAAGTGTCCAAGATGTATATGCTGTTGGAGATGTAGCTACATTCCCTATGAAATTGTACAATGACATGAGAAGAGTACAACATGTTGACCACGCTCGACAGTCAGCAGAGCATGCTGTGAAGGCTATCAAGGCAAGGGAGGACGGTAAATCCATAGAGGAGTACCagtactttccttttctctattCTAGCTACTTTGATCTATCATGGATTTTTTGTGGAGACAATGTTGGAGAACCAGTGGTATTTGTGGATGCTCAATACAATACCACCAGGCCATCACCTACAAAACCCAAGTTTGGAACATATTGGATCAACAACGGAAAGGTGGTTGGAGCTTTCTTGGAGGGAGGAACTGCTGAAGAAATCGAAGGAATTGCCAAAATTGTTAGTCTCCAACTTGAAGCTCAGAGAGATCGACTTGAAATATATGGGATGCTAGTTGCTGGTTTGTATGGCTTGAGGAAAGGCCTATAA